In a genomic window of Paracoccaceae bacterium:
- a CDS encoding Lrp/AsnC ligand binding domain-containing protein, with translation MTTCVFIQIRCTPGSTYRVAEEIALREIHSELYSTSGDFDLLMKVYIPKEADVGKYINDRLLDIKGIERSLTTMTFKVF, from the coding sequence ATGACCACATGCGTCTTTATCCAAATCCGCTGCACACCGGGTTCGACCTATCGTGTGGCAGAGGAAATTGCGCTGCGCGAAATCCATTCGGAACTCTACTCAACCAGCGGTGATTTTGATTTGTTGATGAAGGTCTATATCCCGAAAGAGGCTGATGTGGGCAAGTATATCAATGACCGCCTGCTTGACATCAAGGGAATCGAGCGATCGTTGACAACAATGACTTTCAAAGTCTTTTGA
- the hisB gene encoding imidazoleglycerol-phosphate dehydratase HisB: MRSHTLTRSTAETEINVTLDLDGTGAYDNQTGVGFFDHMLDQLARHSLIDMTVRAQGDLHIDDHHTVEDTGIALGKALAAALGDKRGIRRYGACLLPMDDALIRSALDLSARPFLIWNVDLPTAKIGSFDTELVREFFQAFSTHGGITLHIDMLHGLNSHHIAEAVFKSVARALREAVEVDPRKADAIPSTKGAL; this comes from the coding sequence ATGCGCAGCCATACTTTGACGCGTTCCACCGCTGAAACAGAAATCAACGTGACTCTGGATCTGGATGGCACCGGTGCTTATGACAATCAGACCGGCGTTGGTTTTTTTGATCACATGCTGGACCAGCTGGCGCGTCATTCCTTGATCGACATGACCGTTCGGGCGCAAGGTGATTTACATATTGACGATCACCATACCGTTGAAGACACAGGAATCGCATTGGGCAAGGCCCTGGCGGCTGCATTGGGCGACAAACGAGGCATTCGCCGCTATGGAGCTTGCTTGTTACCAATGGATGACGCGTTGATACGCAGCGCGCTGGATTTGTCAGCCCGCCCGTTTCTGATCTGGAACGTGGACTTGCCGACCGCCAAGATCGGCAGTTTTGACACGGAACTGGTGCGAGAGTTCTTTCAGGCTTTCAGCACCCACGGCGGCATCACATTGCACATTGACATGTTGCACGGCCTGAACAGCCATCACATTGCAGAAGCCGTGTTCAAATCCGTGGCGCGCGCTTTGCGAGAGGCCGTCGAAGTAGACCCACGCAAGGCGGATGCGATCCCATCGACGAAAGGCGCTCTTTGA
- the hisH gene encoding imidazole glycerol phosphate synthase subunit HisH encodes MLTAIVDYESGNLHSAQKAFERMARETDAGEIVVTGEADVVAAADRIVLPGDGAFPACMAELKGHSGLHDAMIEAVETKGRPFMGICVGMQLMAHWGREYKDTEGLNWVDGEVTRIMPADPSLKVPHMGWNDLILDASHPVFDGISTGDHAYFVHSYHMVVTDTAQRLAHVDYGGDVTAVVGIDTMIGLQFHPEKSQSAGLRMIANFLNWRP; translated from the coding sequence GTGCTGACCGCGATAGTTGATTACGAAAGCGGCAATCTGCATTCCGCCCAAAAGGCGTTTGAACGCATGGCGCGTGAAACGGATGCGGGTGAGATAGTCGTCACCGGCGAGGCTGACGTTGTCGCCGCGGCCGACCGTATCGTTCTGCCCGGAGACGGCGCATTTCCAGCCTGCATGGCTGAACTCAAGGGGCATTCCGGGCTCCATGACGCGATGATCGAGGCGGTTGAGACAAAAGGTCGTCCTTTCATGGGCATCTGCGTCGGGATGCAGTTAATGGCGCATTGGGGTCGCGAGTATAAAGACACTGAGGGATTGAACTGGGTTGATGGCGAGGTCACGCGCATCATGCCGGCCGACCCGTCACTCAAAGTGCCTCATATGGGTTGGAACGATCTGATCCTGGATGCATCGCATCCTGTGTTCGACGGAATCTCGACGGGTGATCACGCCTATTTTGTGCATAGCTATCATATGGTTGTGACGGATACGGCACAACGACTGGCACATGTGGATTATGGGGGTGATGTAACGGCCGTTGTCGGTATCGACACGATGATCGGTCTACAGTTTCACCCGGAAAAAAGCCAGTCAGCCGGTCTGCGGATGATTGCAAATTTTCTGAATTGGCGCCCTTGA
- a CDS encoding DUF2147 domain-containing protein: protein MKSLSIAAVFCTFFGATVSADPLEGTWQTQPDEGSFAHVLIEPCGVNFCGKIAKTFNESGAYSSPNLGKTLVIDMAAEGDGKYKGKVWRPSNDKIYLGKIALNGDSMKLSGCVAGGLICSKQTWSRVN from the coding sequence ATGAAATCACTGTCAATTGCCGCTGTTTTTTGCACGTTCTTTGGCGCAACGGTCTCAGCGGACCCTTTGGAGGGGACGTGGCAAACGCAACCAGATGAGGGGTCATTTGCACATGTTCTCATCGAACCTTGTGGCGTTAATTTCTGCGGTAAAATTGCGAAGACTTTTAATGAAAGCGGCGCATATTCGTCGCCCAATCTTGGCAAGACGCTTGTGATAGACATGGCTGCTGAAGGCGACGGGAAGTATAAGGGTAAAGTTTGGCGTCCCTCTAACGACAAGATTTATCTGGGCAAAATCGCGTTGAATGGCGATAGTATGAAGCTTTCGGGCTGTGTGGCTGGTGGTTTGATTTGTTCAAAACAAACCTGGTCGCGGGTCAACTAG
- the hisA gene encoding 1-(5-phosphoribosyl)-5-[(5-phosphoribosylamino)methylideneamino]imidazole-4-carboxamide isomerase produces MILYPAIDLKEGMAVRLVHGDMAQSTVFNDDPAAQAQEFEQAGCEWIHLVDLNGAFAGEPVNAASVEAILRVCKVPTQLGGGIRDMATIETWLNKGLTRVILGTVAVENPDLVRQAARTFPGQVAVGIDARNGFVATKGWAEETDVRVTDLARSFEDVGVAAIIYTDILRDGAMAGPNIQATADLAHAVSIPVIASGGVSSVADLIALRDCGADLDGAISGRALYDGAIDLKEALSVLKE; encoded by the coding sequence ATGATCCTTTACCCTGCAATCGACCTCAAAGAGGGTATGGCCGTGCGCCTTGTTCATGGGGATATGGCACAATCAACGGTCTTCAACGACGACCCGGCGGCGCAGGCACAGGAGTTTGAGCAAGCCGGCTGTGAGTGGATCCATCTGGTCGATCTTAACGGCGCTTTTGCCGGAGAACCGGTCAATGCAGCTTCAGTTGAGGCGATCCTGAGGGTTTGCAAAGTGCCCACACAGTTGGGCGGCGGCATCCGGGATATGGCAACAATCGAGACATGGCTCAATAAAGGCCTTACGCGGGTCATTCTGGGAACAGTCGCTGTTGAAAATCCGGATCTTGTTCGCCAAGCCGCCCGAACATTTCCTGGTCAGGTCGCCGTTGGAATTGACGCACGCAACGGGTTTGTCGCCACCAAAGGCTGGGCCGAGGAAACCGATGTACGCGTGACAGACTTGGCTCGATCCTTCGAAGATGTCGGCGTTGCTGCAATCATATACACCGATATCCTGCGGGATGGCGCGATGGCGGGTCCAAATATTCAAGCTACAGCCGATCTCGCACACGCAGTGTCGATTCCTGTCATTGCATCGGGTGGCGTGTCCTCGGTTGCGGACCTGATTGCCCTGCGCGATTGTGGCGCAGATTTAGACGGCGCAATTTCCGGACGCGCGCTTTATGATGGTGCCATCGATCTCAAAGAGGCCCTGTCCGTCCTGAAAGAGTGA
- a CDS encoding DUF2867 domain-containing protein → MNSPVTKTVLPAESTLHLRREGRDFLDCYKVASALTAPDAAEIIVAFPEWAKILVALRNLITSPFGLMKDGPASAQKLGFFPVESSSDAEVIAGFNDRHLDFRVSVLSKEGHIYLATWVRPHNIGGRIYLTSILPFHILIARNALVRVASIAQPGQKSPIAE, encoded by the coding sequence ATGAATTCCCCCGTTACCAAGACCGTTTTGCCCGCAGAAAGCACATTGCACCTGCGCCGTGAGGGTCGTGACTTTCTTGATTGCTACAAAGTGGCCAGTGCCCTGACAGCGCCGGACGCGGCTGAAATCATTGTTGCTTTTCCGGAATGGGCGAAAATTCTCGTTGCACTGCGCAATCTTATCACCTCTCCGTTTGGCCTGATGAAAGACGGGCCGGCGTCAGCGCAAAAACTGGGCTTTTTCCCAGTCGAGTCCTCAAGTGATGCTGAAGTCATTGCCGGGTTCAATGACCGTCATCTTGATTTTCGCGTGAGCGTGCTCAGCAAGGAAGGCCACATTTATCTCGCCACTTGGGTGCGTCCACACAACATCGGCGGGCGCATCTATCTGACATCCATTTTGCCGTTTCACATTCTCATTGCGCGAAATGCTCTTGTGCGTGTTGCAAGTATTGCGCAGCCGGGGCAAAAGTCGCCGATCGCTGAGTGA
- the hisF gene encoding imidazole glycerol phosphate synthase subunit HisF — protein sequence MLKTRIIPCLDVADGRVVKGVNFVDLRDAGDPVDAAIAYDAAGADELCFLDITATHENRATMFDVVTRTAEHCYIPLTVGGGVRTPSDVRALLLAGADKVSFNSAAVADPDVVSQAADQFGSQCIVVAIDAKTVSPGKWEIFTHGGRNRTGIDAVQFAKTVVAKGAGEILLTSMDRDGTRAGFNLPLTRAISEAVSVPVIASGGVGTLDHLVEGVTQGGASAVLAASIFHFGDFTIKEAKSHMAAAGIPMRLT from the coding sequence ATGCTGAAAACCAGAATTATTCCCTGCCTTGATGTGGCGGACGGCCGTGTCGTCAAAGGCGTGAATTTTGTTGATCTGCGCGATGCGGGTGATCCGGTCGACGCCGCCATTGCCTATGATGCAGCGGGGGCGGACGAATTGTGTTTCCTCGACATTACCGCCACCCACGAAAATCGAGCGACGATGTTTGACGTGGTCACGCGGACGGCCGAACACTGTTACATTCCTCTGACCGTGGGGGGAGGGGTCCGTACGCCGTCAGATGTGCGCGCATTGCTTTTGGCGGGCGCAGACAAGGTGTCTTTCAACTCTGCTGCAGTTGCCGACCCGGATGTGGTTTCCCAGGCCGCCGATCAGTTCGGCAGCCAGTGTATTGTCGTCGCCATTGACGCGAAAACAGTAAGCCCGGGCAAGTGGGAGATTTTCACCCACGGCGGGCGCAACCGCACCGGCATTGATGCCGTGCAATTCGCCAAAACCGTCGTGGCAAAAGGTGCTGGTGAAATCCTGCTGACCTCCATGGACCGCGACGGGACACGCGCAGGTTTCAACCTGCCGCTGACCCGCGCTATTTCAGAGGCGGTGAGCGTGCCGGTGATTGCTTCGGGCGGTGTTGGGACGTTGGATCATCTGGTTGAAGGTGTGACTCAAGGCGGGGCTTCAGCGGTCCTGGCCGCTTCGATTTTTCACTTTGGTGATTTCACAATCAAGGAAGCCAAATCACATATGGCCGCCGCTGGTATTCCGATGAGGCTGACATGA
- a CDS encoding phosphoribosyl-ATP diphosphatase, translating to MTLTELFETIQARKTADPASSWTAQLLAKGPEKCAEKFGEEAIEAIIEAVKGDKEALTSEAADVIYHLLVMLAACDVSLETVLAELAARKSQSGLAEKAGRT from the coding sequence ATGACCCTGACCGAGCTTTTTGAAACCATCCAAGCCCGCAAAACAGCAGATCCCGCCAGCAGTTGGACCGCACAGCTTCTTGCCAAGGGGCCGGAAAAATGCGCGGAAAAATTTGGCGAGGAGGCCATTGAGGCTATTATAGAAGCGGTGAAGGGCGACAAGGAAGCTCTGACATCAGAAGCCGCCGATGTGATTTATCACTTGCTGGTCATGCTGGCCGCTTGCGATGTGTCTCTGGAAACCGTTCTGGCCGAACTTGCTGCACGTAAAAGCCAATCCGGGCTCGCAGAAAAAGCGGGCCGTACCTAA
- a CDS encoding CoA-binding protein, which yields MEYSDTLLKKILTRTRRIAVVGVSLNPVRPSFYVARYLTLKGFEVVPVNPAYAGKELFGQTVANSLCQIGEKVDMVDIFRRPEAVPSIVEEALTCFPDLATLWMQIGVQHPEAAARAEGQGVTVIQDRCPKIEYQRLFGELRMGGFATGVISSKL from the coding sequence ATGGAGTATTCTGATACCTTGCTGAAAAAGATCCTGACGCGCACGCGCCGCATTGCGGTCGTTGGGGTGTCGCTCAACCCGGTGCGTCCCAGTTTTTACGTGGCGCGCTACCTGACTCTGAAAGGCTTCGAGGTGGTTCCGGTGAACCCCGCATATGCAGGTAAGGAATTGTTCGGTCAGACCGTGGCGAACTCGCTCTGCCAGATCGGTGAAAAGGTCGACATGGTGGATATCTTTCGCCGCCCCGAGGCCGTGCCGTCTATAGTTGAGGAGGCGCTGACGTGTTTTCCTGATCTGGCAACTCTTTGGATGCAGATCGGCGTGCAGCATCCGGAGGCCGCGGCCCGGGCCGAAGGGCAGGGCGTTACCGTGATCCAGGACAGATGCCCGAAGATTGAATACCAGCGGCTGTTTGGCGAATTGCGCATGGGCGGATTCGCCACCGGCGTGATTTCGTCCAAACTTTAG
- the rlmB gene encoding 23S rRNA (guanosine(2251)-2'-O)-methyltransferase RlmB, whose product MKKPKWVVQKEQDKKAEGRETVWLFGLHAVRDALLNPRREKIRLIITLNAHNKLAEAIEDAGIEPEIADPRKFAAPLDPGSVHQGVAMEVKPLNWGRLEDVCIGPVSPRVVMLDRVTDPHNVGAILRSAEVLGASAVIGTRHHSAPETGALAKSASGALERQPYVRVRNLADAIRALQDMGYLVLGLDGEASQTIETAVEGRRERPVALVLGAEGPGLREKTKDTVDALVRINAAGRFGSLNVSNAAAIALYASKPL is encoded by the coding sequence ATGAAAAAGCCCAAGTGGGTTGTACAGAAAGAACAGGACAAGAAAGCCGAAGGTCGCGAGACGGTATGGTTGTTTGGATTGCATGCGGTGCGCGATGCTCTGTTGAACCCGCGCCGGGAAAAAATTCGTCTGATCATCACTTTGAACGCGCACAATAAATTGGCTGAAGCGATTGAAGACGCCGGGATTGAGCCGGAAATCGCAGATCCGCGCAAATTTGCGGCGCCACTGGATCCCGGCTCGGTCCATCAGGGCGTCGCGATGGAGGTGAAACCCCTGAACTGGGGACGCCTTGAGGATGTCTGCATCGGGCCTGTATCACCGCGTGTTGTGATGCTTGACCGGGTGACGGATCCACATAACGTTGGAGCAATTTTGCGCTCTGCCGAAGTCCTGGGCGCCTCGGCCGTGATCGGCACGCGGCACCATTCCGCGCCAGAAACCGGGGCGCTGGCAAAAAGCGCCAGTGGTGCATTGGAACGGCAACCCTATGTCCGGGTGCGCAATCTTGCAGACGCGATCCGTGCCTTGCAGGATATGGGGTATCTTGTTCTTGGGCTGGATGGCGAGGCGAGTCAGACCATTGAGACCGCCGTTGAAGGACGTCGGGAACGGCCTGTCGCGCTTGTCCTCGGCGCAGAGGGACCGGGTCTGCGCGAAAAGACCAAAGACACCGTGGATGCGCTGGTGCGAATCAATGCCGCGGGCCGGTTTGGTTCGCTGAACGTGTCGAATGCCGCTGCAATCGCATTATATGCAAGCAAGCCTCTGTAA
- a CDS encoding O-acetylhomoserine aminocarboxypropyltransferase/cysteine synthase family protein: protein MTDGPSYGFDTLQIHAGARPDPATGARQTPIYQTTAYVFRDADHAAALFNLQEVGFIYSRLTNPTVAVLQERIATLEGGVGAACCSSGHAAQIMALFPLMGPGKNIVVSTRLYGGTVTQFSHTIKRFGWEATFVDFDDLDAVKAAIDDNTRAVFCEAIANPGGYITDLGAISKISDAAGIPLIVDNTTATPYLCRPIEHGATLVVHSTTKYLTGNGTVTGGCIVDSGKFDWSANDKFPSLSQPEPAYHGLKFHETFGPLAFTFHSIAIGLRDLGMTMNPQAAHYTLMGTETLSLRMERHVENAEKLAAWLEKDARVDYVTYAGLKSSPYNKRVKKICPKGAGGLFTFAIKGGYDACVKFVNALEIFSHVANLGDTRSLVIHSASTTHRQLTAEQQEAAGAGPGVVRVSIGTENADDLIADLDQALAKATS from the coding sequence ATGACCGACGGCCCCAGCTACGGCTTTGACACTTTGCAAATCCACGCAGGCGCACGCCCTGACCCGGCGACCGGTGCACGTCAGACGCCAATCTATCAGACGACGGCCTATGTATTTCGTGACGCAGATCACGCTGCCGCCCTCTTCAACCTGCAAGAGGTCGGATTTATCTATTCTCGTCTGACCAACCCGACCGTGGCTGTATTGCAAGAACGCATCGCCACCCTTGAGGGCGGCGTAGGCGCTGCATGCTGTTCTTCGGGTCACGCGGCACAAATCATGGCACTTTTCCCCCTCATGGGGCCCGGCAAGAATATCGTAGTCTCCACGCGGCTCTATGGAGGTACGGTCACGCAATTCTCCCACACCATCAAACGGTTCGGCTGGGAAGCAACCTTTGTAGATTTTGACGATCTGGACGCCGTCAAGGCGGCCATCGACGACAATACCCGCGCCGTGTTTTGTGAGGCCATCGCCAACCCGGGCGGCTATATCACGGATCTGGGCGCCATCTCCAAAATTTCGGATGCGGCAGGCATTCCGTTGATCGTGGACAACACGACTGCGACGCCCTACCTGTGCCGCCCCATCGAGCATGGTGCAACACTTGTTGTCCACTCCACAACGAAATACCTCACCGGCAACGGCACTGTAACCGGCGGATGTATCGTGGATTCAGGCAAATTCGACTGGTCCGCAAACGACAAATTCCCCTCACTCAGCCAGCCGGAACCAGCATATCATGGGCTGAAATTCCATGAAACTTTCGGACCGTTGGCCTTTACGTTCCATTCGATCGCAATTGGTCTGCGCGACCTGGGTATGACGATGAACCCGCAGGCCGCGCATTATACGCTGATGGGCACGGAAACCCTGTCGTTGCGCATGGAGCGTCATGTGGAGAATGCGGAAAAGCTGGCGGCTTGGCTCGAGAAAGATGCGCGCGTCGACTATGTCACCTATGCTGGTTTGAAGTCTTCGCCCTACAACAAACGCGTCAAGAAAATATGCCCGAAAGGTGCAGGTGGCCTGTTCACCTTCGCGATCAAAGGGGGATATGATGCCTGCGTGAAATTCGTAAACGCGCTGGAGATTTTCAGCCATGTGGCAAATCTCGGGGACACGCGCAGTCTGGTGATTCATTCGGCCTCGACGACACACCGGCAATTGACGGCTGAACAACAGGAAGCGGCGGGTGCCGGGCCGGGGGTTGTGCGGGTCTCTATCGGAACCGAGAACGCGGATGATCTGATTGCGGATCTGGATCAGGCCTTGGCAAAAGCCACAAGCTGA
- a CDS encoding SIMPL domain-containing protein (The SIMPL domain is named for its presence in mouse protein SIMPL (signalling molecule that associates with mouse pelle-like kinase). Bacterial member BP26, from Brucella, was shown to assemble into a channel-like structure, while YggE from E. coli has been associated with resistance to oxidative stress.) — MRHLFRFLAVMLLVAGTAAAEDARVITTNGQGSVETVPDMATIRLGVTHEDANASNAMAATSEGVGAILRRLSEAGIAPRDMQTDNISLQPVWSNRGSNNNTPAKITGFVASNTLTVRVRDLEALGGILDLVVSDGANTFNGLSFGLQEPKPAQDAARAQAVRDAIDRAQQLADAAGVTLGPIQSISEQGRVGRPQMMEMAAARQMDAPVAAGELTVTAQVGIVFAIVD; from the coding sequence ATGCGACATCTATTTAGATTCTTGGCAGTGATGCTTTTAGTGGCGGGCACGGCTGCGGCAGAGGACGCGCGGGTGATCACAACGAACGGGCAGGGCAGCGTCGAAACTGTGCCCGACATGGCGACGATACGATTGGGCGTGACGCATGAAGATGCAAATGCCAGCAATGCGATGGCTGCAACCTCAGAAGGGGTTGGCGCAATCCTGCGCAGGTTGTCCGAGGCTGGTATCGCACCGCGCGACATGCAGACCGACAACATCTCGCTTCAACCAGTCTGGTCCAACCGCGGGTCCAACAACAATACCCCCGCCAAGATCACTGGTTTTGTCGCGAGCAATACGCTGACAGTCCGTGTGCGGGATCTGGAAGCACTTGGCGGTATTTTGGATCTGGTGGTGAGCGATGGGGCCAATACGTTCAACGGTTTGTCCTTTGGTTTGCAGGAGCCCAAGCCCGCGCAGGATGCTGCACGCGCCCAAGCCGTGCGGGATGCCATTGACCGCGCTCAGCAATTGGCCGATGCGGCAGGTGTAACGCTTGGACCGATACAGTCGATCAGCGAACAGGGCCGTGTCGGACGGCCGCAAATGATGGAAATGGCCGCCGCGCGTCAAATGGATGCCCCAGTGGCCGCGGGCGAGTTGACTGTCACTGCACAGGTCGGCATCGTTTTTGCGATTGTCGACTAG